In Patescibacteria group bacterium, a single window of DNA contains:
- a CDS encoding RimK family alpha-L-glutamate ligase encodes MKITLITSAASLDEVRRIKEESLALGHEFKLIDFSSFKFFKKGHEFSFSPEIPDSDLVIIRGLFSTMKSLESLKDYLGYRRAKIFDNNLFAQKYSMNKSYDILKLILHKIPVPDTFSTREYKDLYRLGDKLGFPLVMKSSRAGKGGKVWLVKDNSEFVNFINKFDRENYPAKNILVQGFIDYKYDLRILVIGEKMYCMRRIPRAGDFRANFSLGGSVELFPLTPELKKLAKDAMDAIGLEVAGVDVLIDKDNKNYILEVNHTPGMVGMEKATGENITKIYLNYAIKNAR; translated from the coding sequence ATGAAAATAACTTTAATTACATCAGCGGCAAGTTTGGATGAAGTAAGAAGGATCAAAGAAGAATCGCTTGCTCTTGGTCACGAATTTAAATTAATCGATTTTAGTTCTTTCAAATTTTTTAAAAAAGGTCACGAATTTTCCTTTAGTCCGGAAATTCCGGATTCAGATCTTGTAATTATTCGCGGGCTATTCTCTACAATGAAATCTCTTGAATCTTTAAAAGACTATCTTGGCTATAGAAGAGCAAAAATATTTGACAATAATCTTTTTGCTCAAAAATACTCAATGAATAAGTCATATGATATTTTGAAATTAATACTTCATAAAATTCCTGTCCCAGACACATTCAGTACTCGCGAATACAAAGATTTATATAGATTGGGTGATAAATTGGGTTTTCCGCTTGTTATGAAATCCTCAAGAGCTGGCAAAGGTGGAAAGGTGTGGCTTGTAAAAGACAATAGCGAATTTGTAAATTTTATAAATAAATTTGACCGCGAAAATTATCCTGCAAAAAATATTCTTGTTCAAGGTTTTATTGACTATAAATACGATTTAAGAATTTTAGTAATTGGAGAAAAAATGTATTGTATGAGAAGAATTCCAAGAGCAGGGGATTTTAGAGCAAACTTTTCCTTGGGCGGCTCTGTTGAGCTGTTCCCTCTAACTCCTGAATTAAAGAAACTAGCAAAAGATGCAATGGATGCAATTGGCCTTGAAGTAGCGGGAGTTGATGTATTAATAGATAAAGACAATAAAAACTATATTTTGGAGGTCAATCACACTCCTGGGATGGTTGGAATGGAAAAGGCAACTGGAGAAAATATAACCAAAATATATTTAAATTATGCAATTAAAAACGCCCGCTAA
- a CDS encoding ATP-grasp domain-containing protein — MKILIVGLIKGSQITRFQEEAQKLGHQVTGCHSKDLIIETNGEVFNPTINGKSLSDFDLIYLCAGVESKMRLEWFVACQFLLKNTKTKIVNSVVANPNFNYYPIQSWFYLKQFENKIRSPKTYSIYSEENLELMLKNFKLPAIMKISEMHQGKGVFLINNFQEGKDIMIKNPMKTYLLREFIPNDGDVRIFTVGFKAVAAMKRKSAEGDFRNNISQGATGEIFDLEKNKEIKEIAQKAAKITGIEIAGVDIMIGIDGKPYLLEVNVGPQFKGLEKYTNKNIASEIIKYFVSL, encoded by the coding sequence ATGAAAATTCTAATTGTAGGTTTAATTAAAGGAAGTCAAATAACTAGATTTCAGGAAGAAGCACAAAAATTAGGCCATCAAGTAACAGGATGTCATTCAAAAGATTTAATTATAGAAACTAACGGTGAAGTTTTTAATCCTACAATAAACGGCAAATCTCTTTCTGATTTTGATTTGATTTATCTTTGTGCCGGAGTCGAGTCGAAAATGCGCCTCGAGTGGTTCGTTGCATGCCAGTTTTTATTAAAAAACACCAAAACAAAAATTGTAAACAGTGTTGTTGCAAATCCAAATTTTAATTATTATCCGATCCAGAGTTGGTTTTACTTAAAACAGTTTGAAAATAAAATTCGCTCTCCAAAAACATATTCAATTTATTCGGAAGAAAATCTTGAATTAATGTTAAAAAACTTTAAATTACCTGCAATCATGAAAATTTCTGAGATGCATCAAGGAAAAGGTGTGTTTTTAATAAATAATTTTCAGGAAGGAAAAGATATTATGATCAAAAATCCAATGAAGACATATCTACTTCGTGAATTTATTCCAAATGACGGTGATGTGAGAATTTTTACAGTTGGTTTTAAAGCTGTTGCTGCAATGAAAAGAAAGTCTGCGGAAGGCGATTTCAGAAATAATATTTCCCAAGGGGCAACTGGAGAAATATTTGATTTAGAAAAAAATAAAGAAATCAAAGAAATTGCCCAAAAAGCTGCAAAAATAACAGGAATTGAAATTGCAGGAGTTGATATTATGATAGGCATTGACGGTAAGCCTTATTTATTAGAAGTAAATGTAGGCCCGCAATTTAAAGGATTGGAAAAATATACAAATAAAAATATCGCTTCAGAAATTATTAAATATTTTGTCAGTTTATGA
- a CDS encoding type 1 glutamine amidotransferase has product MPEKLEDKEIVRPANVLIVNFNVDQTPYVSIAGGLFDTPRQNGETYTEYKKRILENASLKVIDLIKHPDDKDKSVTKANLLLPFERLNNYQAVIITGSQLIARPSVIDHENPQTREIKKGVLIKDWRKEFYQFVYAIRDARIPLLGICFGAEGIVEALGGQLKDLKTQKGSNFWEIGWSYVKRYTGSREDPVLRGLPEEFLVPQDHEMTITKLPEGGEVLLENERGVQGFKLGKIYGFQFHPEKSREQMMNYLDKDDVRQRLEKKNKKIDDIKALGETYNDEAKIILSNFLRFAWQNAQ; this is encoded by the coding sequence ATGCCAGAGAAACTAGAAGATAAAGAAATTGTAAGGCCAGCAAATGTACTTATTGTCAATTTTAATGTTGATCAAACTCCGTATGTGAGCATTGCGGGAGGATTATTTGATACTCCTAGACAAAATGGTGAAACCTACACGGAATATAAAAAACGAATACTCGAAAATGCTTCTCTAAAAGTTATTGATTTAATAAAACACCCTGATGATAAAGATAAATCAGTTACCAAAGCCAATTTATTACTTCCTTTCGAAAGATTGAATAATTATCAGGCAGTTATTATTACAGGAAGTCAGTTAATCGCTCGCCCAAGCGTCATCGATCACGAAAATCCCCAAACAAGAGAGATTAAGAAAGGAGTTCTTATAAAAGACTGGAGAAAGGAATTTTATCAATTTGTATATGCTATCCGCGATGCTCGTATTCCATTGCTTGGAATTTGCTTCGGTGCAGAAGGAATTGTCGAAGCTTTAGGTGGTCAACTTAAAGATTTAAAAACACAAAAGGGTAGTAATTTCTGGGAAATAGGTTGGAGTTATGTAAAACGCTATACAGGAAGCAGAGAAGATCCTGTCTTAAGAGGCTTGCCTGAAGAGTTTCTTGTGCCTCAAGATCACGAAATGACTATCACTAAATTACCTGAAGGCGGTGAAGTTCTGCTTGAAAACGAAAGAGGAGTTCAAGGATTTAAACTTGGAAAAATCTATGGATTCCAATTTCATCCAGAAAAAAGCAGGGAACAAATGATGAATTATTTAGACAAAGACGATGTTAGACAAAGATTGGAAAAGAAAAATAAAAAAATAGATGATATTAAAGCTTTAGGGGAAACATACAACGATGAAGCAAAAATAATTCTATCAAACTTTCTTCGTTTTGCATGGCAAAATGCTCAATAA
- the rplL gene encoding 50S ribosomal protein L7/L12, with protein MAEEKNKVTKIVDEIAELTVLELSELNKALQEKLGVTPMAMAAPAAGAASADAETSAAGASQTVVMTNAGANKIAVIKALREINPNLGLQEAKAMTDTVPAEVLKDAKAEDAKGAADKLKAAGATVELK; from the coding sequence ATGGCAGAAGAAAAAAACAAAGTAACAAAAATAGTTGATGAAATTGCAGAACTTACAGTTTTGGAACTTTCAGAACTAAACAAAGCATTGCAGGAGAAACTTGGAGTTACTCCTATGGCAATGGCAGCCCCAGCAGCAGGAGCCGCATCAGCAGATGCAGAGACAAGCGCAGCAGGAGCAAGCCAAACAGTTGTTATGACAAATGCAGGAGCAAATAAAATAGCTGTCATCAAAGCACTTCGAGAAATTAATCCAAACCTTGGATTACAAGAAGCAAAAGCAATGACTGACACAGTTCCAGCAGAAGTACTTAAAGACGCTAAAGCAGAAGATGCTAAAGGCGCAGCTGATAAATTAAAAGCAGCTGGAGCAACTGTAGAATTAAAATAA
- the rplJ gene encoding 50S ribosomal protein L10 produces the protein MLKQDKSTLINELSKDFKDASSISLVDFTGMNIVAQQDLKKKLKEAKARMIVAKNTLIKLAAKDAKLPEDIITDEILSGQTAVVFGKEDAVSPIQAIGNFAKDNEALKFKAGILDGAFQDKAGMEAISKLPGKEALKGQVVGNIASPMYMLISNLQASVQELIGTLTAKVG, from the coding sequence ATGTTAAAACAAGATAAATCAACATTAATAAACGAGCTATCCAAAGACTTCAAGGATGCTTCTTCTATTTCATTAGTTGATTTCACTGGCATGAATATTGTTGCCCAGCAGGATCTCAAGAAAAAACTTAAAGAGGCAAAAGCACGCATGATTGTTGCTAAAAATACTTTAATTAAACTTGCAGCAAAGGATGCAAAACTTCCAGAAGATATAATAACTGATGAAATTTTAAGCGGACAAACTGCAGTAGTTTTTGGAAAAGAAGATGCAGTTTCCCCTATTCAAGCAATTGGAAACTTTGCAAAAGATAATGAAGCTCTTAAATTTAAGGCTGGAATTTTAGATGGAGCTTTTCAGGACAAAGCTGGAATGGAAGCAATTTCCAAACTTCCAGGCAAAGAAGCTCTTAAAGGACAAGTTGTTGGCAATATCGCAAGCCCAATGTATATGCTTATTTCTAATTTGCAAGCGAGTGTTCAGGAATTAATCGGAACACTAACAGCGAAGGTGGGGTGA
- the rplK gene encoding 50S ribosomal protein L11, with protein MAGKKIKTVVKINLQAGAATPAPPVGTALGQHGVSIMDFVKQYNDKTASMKGNTVPAVITIYEDRTFDFIIKMAPVSDMIRKKLGIEKASHNPGKEIVATLTKQQAEEIAKDKLVDLNTDDLAAATKIVAGTARSMGIKTEL; from the coding sequence ATGGCAGGAAAGAAAATAAAGACAGTAGTTAAAATTAATCTTCAAGCTGGAGCAGCAACACCTGCACCACCAGTTGGAACAGCGCTTGGACAACACGGAGTCTCTATTATGGACTTTGTGAAGCAATACAACGATAAAACTGCTTCAATGAAAGGAAATACAGTTCCTGCAGTTATTACAATTTATGAAGACCGCACTTTTGATTTTATTATCAAAATGGCACCAGTAAGCGATATGATTCGTAAAAAACTTGGAATTGAAAAAGCATCACATAACCCAGGAAAAGAAATTGTTGCAACACTCACCAAACAACAGGCTGAAGAAATTGCAAAAGACAAACTAGTAGACTTAAATACTGATGATCTTGCAGCAGCAACAAAAATTGTTGCAGGCACTGCAAGAAGCATGGGAATTAAAACTGAACTTTAA
- the nusG gene encoding transcription termination/antitermination protein NusG produces the protein MDNTQNTNAGVDERGVGAKKIPGHIVIEQTDNENAKWYVVHTQSGHEARVSETLRQRVTTLGLNGKVFELLVPTQDKVVVRGGKKATVKEKIFPGYLLVKMILDDEVWLAIRTTPGITGFVGVDNKPTPISATEVANIQKFVSSPAPRFKTKLAISDAVKITDGPFTGFLGTVNEVDEDKGRVKVLVSIFGRETPVELDFLQVVKV, from the coding sequence ATGGATAATACACAAAATACAAATGCAGGCGTTGATGAACGCGGCGTTGGTGCAAAGAAAATTCCTGGACATATTGTTATTGAACAAACAGATAACGAAAATGCCAAATGGTATGTGGTTCACACACAATCAGGACATGAAGCACGAGTCTCTGAGACTTTGAGACAAAGAGTTACAACTTTGGGATTAAACGGAAAAGTTTTTGAACTTCTTGTCCCAACTCAAGACAAAGTTGTTGTACGAGGCGGAAAAAAGGCAACTGTCAAAGAAAAAATTTTTCCTGGATATCTTCTTGTAAAAATGATTTTAGATGATGAAGTATGGCTTGCTATTCGTACAACTCCTGGAATTACAGGATTCGTTGGAGTGGATAATAAACCAACACCAATTTCAGCTACAGAAGTTGCAAACATTCAAAAATTCGTCAGTAGTCCAGCTCCAAGATTTAAAACAAAACTTGCAATTAGCGATGCTGTAAAAATTACAGATGGACCTTTTACAGGATTTTTGGGAACAGTTAATGAAGTTGATGAGGATAAAGGACGCGTCAAAGTTTTGGTTTCTATTTTTGGAAGAGAAACTCCAGTTGAACTAGATTTTCTTCAGGTTGTGAAAGTATAA
- the secE gene encoding preprotein translocase subunit SecE: MINPIKYLLEVKSELGLVTWPKISDVVRLTLLVVLISIIVGLYLSGLDAGFTKLIGLILSK; the protein is encoded by the coding sequence GTGATTAACCCAATTAAGTACTTGCTTGAAGTAAAAAGCGAATTAGGTTTAGTTACCTGGCCCAAAATAAGTGATGTTGTTAGATTAACTTTACTTGTTGTCTTAATATCAATTATTGTGGGATTATACTTAAGCGGACTTGATGCAGGATTTACAAAATTAATTGGATTAATATTAAGCAAATAA
- a CDS encoding ribonuclease HII produces the protein MPDFSYENKLWKKGINVIAGLDEVGRGSLAGPVVTAFVSFNKNTKMNILINDSKKMSAKNRELANNWIKRNAINYGIGKASVAEINRHGIVKATNMAFRRALKNSHTKVDYLLIDAFYIPNIRGLRRTKQLPIIKGDSKSYSIAAASIIAKVYRDELMTKLSQNKKYSSYCWHKNKGYGTKEHRDAIAKYGLTNYHRKLFTRKIV, from the coding sequence ATGCCAGATTTCTCATACGAAAATAAGCTTTGGAAAAAGGGAATTAATGTTATTGCAGGCCTTGATGAAGTTGGTCGCGGTAGTCTAGCTGGTCCGGTTGTAACTGCTTTTGTAAGTTTCAATAAAAATACAAAAATGAATATTTTAATTAATGATAGTAAAAAAATGTCTGCAAAAAATAGAGAATTAGCCAATAATTGGATAAAACGAAATGCCATAAATTATGGTATAGGAAAGGCAAGTGTTGCTGAAATTAATAGACACGGTATTGTAAAAGCAACTAACATGGCTTTTCGCCGTGCTTTAAAAAATTCTCATACAAAAGTTGACTACCTATTAATAGATGCATTTTATATCCCAAACATTCGTGGATTAAGGCGCACTAAACAACTTCCGATAATAAAAGGCGATAGTAAATCGTATTCAATTGCCGCAGCTTCAATTATTGCCAAAGTTTATCGTGATGAACTGATGACAAAACTATCTCAAAATAAAAAATATAGTAGTTATTGTTGGCATAAAAATAAAGGCTACGGAACTAAAGAACATAGAGATGCGATTGCAAAATATGGCTTAACTAATTATCATCGCAAACTATTTACTAGAAAAATAGTATAA
- a CDS encoding 30S ribosomal protein S21, with translation MVVVKKQKGESDDRLIARFRKKIIDSGILIDYRERERYKKKSQRRKEQKYRVNYMKELEKKRNAA, from the coding sequence ATGGTTGTTGTTAAAAAACAAAAAGGTGAAAGCGACGACAGGCTTATTGCCCGTTTTCGTAAAAAAATTATTGACTCGGGAATTCTTATTGATTACCGAGAGCGTGAGCGTTATAAGAAAAAATCTCAAAGACGTAAAGAGCAAAAATATCGTGTTAACTACATGAAAGAGCTCGAAAAGAAGAGAAACGCTGCCTAA
- a CDS encoding DUF6496 domain-containing protein, which produces MPKYSKEAEQKVKLAIDQMKAGKLKSGQGRKTVKNRKQAIAIGLSEARKEGAKVPKKKK; this is translated from the coding sequence ATGCCAAAGTATTCTAAAGAGGCAGAACAAAAAGTGAAACTGGCAATAGATCAAATGAAGGCGGGAAAGTTAAAATCTGGCCAAGGCAGAAAAACCGTAAAAAACAGAAAGCAGGCTATTGCAATTGGTCTTTCAGAAGCCCGTAAAGAAGGTGCAAAAGTTCCCAAGAAAAAGAAATAA
- a CDS encoding fibronectin type III domain-containing protein, with the protein MKKYLLPVLIIVFLIFGLLGAFLLSQKQTFLNNHAETASGTGTISLSPATVTHYVGETFPVNVKFNTGGSSIAGISFRITYPYSGTTPQLDVVDSNGNQSNQIFPDSTLVSTGDWAFAVKTVTRASNTVTIDFSALDTNIAGYSNNTDTNLATIYFKVSAAAATNPIVLSFDATQSFMQTKSNTTDILKVPTNGSFTIIADTTAPNAVNNLSSTGSTNNSISLSWTAPTDVGPTTTVASYDLRYSTSTITALNWASATAVTGLPIPASPGTNQTFTVSGLNSNANYFFGIKSTDAVGNISNLSNIVTSSTTNPCTLNNPTLTMTPSTQTGRDNQMLTYQLNITNKNTGTCADDTYTIAANAPSSNWTVQAATNSATIATGANTSVNITAIPNGNVTNGNYNITAAVNRTAVQVGTATATYTVNDTILGFKFKLQGLNKTGGNTTVSLMLKNGGTTVFSANGINVTSDANGIYSGSIDLGATSNGTYDIYIKEPVHLQKKFASEVIASGSNNIDLTSNPLLAGDFNSDNQITIADIAKVLSVYTALTVPVNSNNQIYDINGDGNINIVDIAMALSNYTALVVPGD; encoded by the coding sequence ATGAAGAAGTATTTGCTTCCTGTTTTAATAATTGTATTTTTAATTTTTGGACTTCTTGGGGCATTTTTACTCTCGCAAAAACAAACCTTTTTAAATAATCATGCAGAAACTGCAAGCGGAACAGGAACCATTTCTTTGTCTCCTGCAACAGTAACACATTATGTTGGCGAAACGTTTCCAGTGAATGTAAAATTTAATACTGGCGGATCCTCTATTGCAGGAATTTCATTTAGAATTACTTATCCGTATTCAGGAACCACTCCTCAGCTTGATGTGGTTGATTCAAACGGTAATCAAAGTAATCAGATATTTCCTGATTCAACTCTGGTCTCAACTGGAGACTGGGCATTTGCTGTAAAAACAGTGACTCGGGCAAGTAACACTGTGACAATTGATTTTTCAGCCCTTGATACAAATATTGCAGGCTACAGCAATAATACTGACACAAACCTTGCAACAATTTATTTTAAAGTGAGTGCGGCTGCGGCAACCAACCCAATAGTTTTAAGTTTTGATGCAACACAATCTTTTATGCAAACAAAAAGCAATACAACAGATATCTTGAAAGTGCCGACAAACGGAAGTTTTACAATTATTGCTGATACGACAGCACCAAATGCTGTGAACAATCTCAGCTCTACTGGAAGCACAAATAATTCTATATCTTTATCTTGGACAGCACCAACGGACGTTGGGCCGACAACAACAGTTGCAAGTTATGATTTAAGATATTCAACAAGCACCATTACCGCCCTTAACTGGGCAAGCGCAACTGCAGTTACGGGGCTTCCAATACCTGCATCTCCCGGCACAAATCAAACTTTTACAGTTTCCGGGTTAAATAGTAATGCAAATTATTTTTTTGGCATTAAATCTACAGATGCGGTTGGAAATATTTCAAATCTTTCAAATATCGTAACAAGTTCGACTACTAATCCTTGTACTTTAAATAATCCGACTTTAACGATGACTCCATCAACCCAAACTGGCCGCGATAATCAAATGCTTACTTACCAGCTTAATATTACAAATAAAAATACTGGAACTTGTGCAGATGACACTTATACAATTGCAGCGAATGCGCCAAGCTCAAACTGGACAGTACAGGCAGCGACAAACAGCGCAACTATCGCAACTGGGGCTAATACATCTGTAAATATAACTGCTATTCCAAACGGAAATGTAACAAACGGAAATTACAATATAACAGCTGCTGTAAATAGAACCGCTGTGCAAGTTGGTACTGCAACTGCAACTTATACTGTTAATGACACAATTTTAGGATTTAAATTTAAACTACAAGGACTTAACAAGACTGGTGGAAATACAACAGTTTCTTTGATGCTTAAGAATGGCGGAACAACTGTATTCTCAGCAAACGGAATAAATGTAACAAGCGATGCAAACGGAATTTATTCCGGAAGTATTGATTTAGGTGCAACTTCAAACGGGACTTATGATATTTATATAAAAGAGCCAGTACATTTGCAAAAAAAGTTTGCGTCAGAAGTTATTGCCTCTGGAAGTAACAATATTGATTTGACATCAAATCCTCTTCTTGCAGGAGATTTCAATAGCGACAATCAAATAACAATTGCTGATATTGCAAAAGTTTTGTCCGTATATACAGCATTAACAGTTCCTGTTAATAGCAATAATCAAATTTATGACATAAACGGCGACGGAAATATAAACATCGTAGATATTGCAATGGCTTTAAGCAATTATACGGCGCTAGTTGTCCCTGGAGATTAG
- the rpmG gene encoding 50S ribosomal protein L33: protein MAKKGAREIVLLVCDVCKSQNYVTERNKVNMQNSKKGVTKLSLNKYCKHCKKVTLHKESTHLK from the coding sequence ATGGCAAAAAAGGGTGCACGAGAAATAGTTTTACTTGTTTGCGATGTTTGTAAATCTCAAAATTATGTTACAGAGCGCAATAAAGTAAATATGCAAAACTCCAAAAAGGGAGTTACTAAGCTTTCTTTAAATAAATATTGCAAACACTGCAAGAAAGTTACTTTACATAAAGAATCCACTCATTTAAAGTGA